In Panthera leo isolate Ple1 chromosome B3, P.leo_Ple1_pat1.1, whole genome shotgun sequence, a single genomic region encodes these proteins:
- the SERPINA4 gene encoding kallistatin produces the protein MHLASHLLLLLAGLLVASHGQLLPEHNSQGHTGSPHPEAPSTGEGSPSLKIAPGNTVFALRFYHLMASQSPGSNIFFSPLSISASYAMLSLGARSHSQTQILEGLGFNLTEVSESDIHQGFRHLLHTLHLPGDRLEMRTGSALFLSQELPILPGFLNDSVAFYDSKLFLTNFHDSVGTTQLINDHVKEETQGKIVDLVSDLSTDIAMVLVNYIYFKALWEKPFVLSLTTPQDFYVDENTVVKVPMMLQDTEDHWYLHDKYLPCSVLRMDYKGNAMALFILPNRGKMKQVEEALTPEILKRWMSLLQKRYFYRKLELHFPKFSVSGSYNLDQILPMLGFVDVFSQQADLSGITEERKLQVSKSFHKAILEVDEAGTQAAAATGSFTTFLSARRSRGVLWFNRPFLVVIFSTDTQSILFLGKVVNPTKP, from the exons aTGCATCTTGCCAGCCACCTGCTCCTCCTTCTGGCTGGACTGTTGGTCGCATCTCACGGCCAGCTCCTCCCTGAACACAACAGCCAGGGTCACACGGGCAGCCCCCATCCGGAAGCTCCAAGCACAGGTGAGGGCTCCCCCAGCCTCAAGATTGCCCCGGGAAATACAGTCTTTGCTCTCCGCTTCTACCACCTGATGGCTTCCCAGAGCCCCGGGAGCAACATCTTCTTTTCCCCGCTGAGCATCTCCGCCTCCTACGCCATGCTGTCCCTGGGCGCCCGCTCACACAGCCAGACCCAGATCCTCGAGGGTCTGGGCTTCAACCTCACGGAGGTGTCTGAGTCGGACATCCACCAGGGCTTCCGGCACCTCCTGCACACCCTCCACCTCCCGGGAGACAGGCTGGAGATGCGCACGGGCAGCGCCCTGTTCCTGAGCCAGGAGCTGCCCATCCTTCCGGGATTTCTCAATGACAGTGTGGCCTTCTATGACTCCAAATTATTCCTCACCAACTTCCACGACTCTGTGGGTACCACCCAGCTGATCAATGACCATGTCAAGGAGGAAACTCAAGGGAAGATTGTGGATTTGGTCAGTGACCTGAGCACAGACATCGCGATGGTGCTGGTGAATTACATTTACTTCAAAG cTCTGTGGGAGAAACCATTCGTTCTCTCGTTGACCACTCCCCAAGACTTCTACGTTGATGAGAATACAGTAGTCAAGGTGCCTATGATGCTGCAGGACACAGAGGACCACTGGTATCTTCATGACAAATACTTGCCCTGCTCAGTCCTGCGGATGGATTACAAAGGAAACGCGATGGCCCTTTTCATCCTTCCTAACCGAGGGAAAATGAAGCAGGTGGAGGAAGCCTTGACTCCAGAGATACTAAAAAGGTGGATGAGCTTGCTTCAGAAGAG GTACTTTTACAGGAAGCTCGAGTTGCATTTCCCCAAGTTCTCCGTTTCTGGCTCCTATAATTTAGATCAGATTTTGCCCATGCTGGGCTTTGTGGACGTGTTCTCACAGCAGGCTGACTTGTCCGGCATCACCGAAGAGCGAAAGCTGCAGGTGTCCAAG AGTTTCCACAAAGCCATTCTGGAGGTGGACGAGGCTGGCACCCAGGCTGCAGCGGCCACTGGCAGCTTCACCACCTTTCTGTCTGCCCGTCGCAGTCGCGGAGTCCTCTGGTTCAACCGGCCCTTCCTTGTGGTGATCTTTTCCACCGATACCCAGAGCATCCTCTTTCTGGGCAAGGTTGTCAACCCCACGAAACCATAG